The genomic stretch TTACTGCTGAGGCAATCGCTCGATTGATTCCACGCGGAGGAGCCAGCGGTCAATATATCCCGATCACGCTGGTTGATCACTGGTTGCAAACTGGGGCGGGTCGTCTGGTCGAGGGCGGGGTAGCCAAGTTAGTTTATGGAGCTGCAACTTCTACCGTGACGCAGTTTACCCTGGGGATTTTGCCGGTGTTCCTTCGTCCCGCAATTCCTGTAGTCTCCCGTCAAGGTGCAATGTCCGCAGCAAGCCCTGGACCGTCGCCCCAACCGACTGCGACAACTGCTCGTCCGCCGCACAGCTCAAGTGCCACCCGCTCAAGCACAAGTATGGATGCTGGTACTTCATCTCGAACGCCCAGCCAGCCAAGCACGACAACTCCCGGAACACCCCTACCAGATCCGATCGCTCAACAAATGGAGCGTACCGCAGTTGAAATCATTACTCGTTGGGGCACTCGTCCTTCTACCGCCCAGGTGACAGAAATTCGTGCTGCTCTGCCAGATCTGGTTCCCGGCTGGTTTGTGCTTAATTCAGCAGCCGTTGATCAGCTTCGGGCAGCTCTGAGGCAGGGTGGCATGGATGCCGCAACGATCGCAATGATTACCAACTGATAGCTTTCATAGAATTAGCTTTTACCAAACAGGGCATTCGTCACAGTCGTTAATTCATCTAAAACTTGCTGAATTGACCGCCGCCGCTCAAATCATTTTCAGGAACCGATCGCATGACTCATCGCCATTCCCATCAAGCCCATCGTCAATCTGCGATCGCGATGCCCTTCACTGTGCTGCTGAGGATGAACTCTAATGAACTTCAGCTCAACTCGATCAGTCAATTTACTTGGGAATTGAATGGGAGAATAGACTATGAGCAATAGAACTGCATCAGAAGCAAAACAACGCCTCTTCAAAACCTCATTATTTTCCAGGGGTACCATCTTACAGCGATCGTGCAAAATCTGCGGGCAGCATAAGCCTACTGGGGACGAAGGCTATGAGGGTGCGAAACAATCGCCCCTACAACGGCGGGCAGTCAATTCAGAAGCGATCGAGGAAGTGCCGTTGATGGGGGAAGTGGGGGTGCAATCGCCCGCAATCCTCGTTCAGCCCAAGCTATCGATGAGCAGCATCAGTGATTCTAGCGAACAGGAAGCCGATCGAATTGCCGATCGGGTCGTTACACAGGTTTCTCACCGAACCAATTCGAGTGCCGGGCAAGCAGAAGCAGAGATTCCGGCAATTGCAGGACTCAGTGAACGGGCGATCGCTTCTCAGCAGGATGTTCATCACCAGGGCTTGTCTGCCCATCTCGAACAGTCCATCCAGCAACAGCGTACCGGGGGCAGTTCTATTGCACCGGCTGTGCGACAGCCCCTGGAACAAGCCTTTGGAGCAGATTTTAGCCACATCAGAGTCCACACAGACGCAGCCGCAAATCAGCTAAATCATCAGATCGAGGCACGGGCATTTACTGTCGGTCAGGACATATTTTTCAGGCAAGGGGAGTATCGTCCTGGTAGTTCATCAGGACAGCGGCTAATTGCCCACGAATTGACTCATGTTCTGCAACAGTCGGAGTATTCAACCCCTGTGCAGCCCATGGTTCAGCGCCAGGGATGGATAGAGCGAGCAAGACGATGGGGACGGCGTGCCGAGCAATGGGGTGAACGAGCAGTTGAGCGTACCGAACGACTTGTGGACAGGGCACAGGAAGCCGGAGAGCAGATCGTAGAAGAAGTCGAGGAAGCCTGGAATTCAGGCACAGGTGCAATTAGCTTAATTCGGTTTGATGGCAGTCGGGTTGAGCTGGTTGGAACTCCTGGTTACAGCGCAAGGGCAGTTTCGGGGTTAATGCCAATCCATCCTGATGCCGGAGGAGTGGACTATACCCGACCAGAGCATCAGAACGTTCCCTTGAAGGGTCCGATTCCGGAAGGCGACTACTACGTCAATCCCAGCGAAGTCGAAAGCAATCCGCCGATGAGCTTTAACACCACTGCATGGGGACGCTATCGAACTCGGCTGCATGGCTCAATCGTTACAGATATAGAGCGGCGATTGACAACAGAACGGACGGGTGGATTCTATCTTCACCAGGACGCCAACCACAATGGCACAGCAGGCTGCATTGGCATTTGGAATGCAGGAGATAACCAGCGCATTCATGATTTAATTCGCAGCAACAGCAGTCGAATTCCTGTACAGGTGCGCTATCCCAGTAGCAGTCCAACTCCCAGTACTTCGACACCAACGCCAACAACAGCTCCGCCCCCAGCCCGTTCTGCCCCCAGACGACGTAGGACAAGAGAATCCGTCAGTCGATCGCCTATGCCATTGACAAACGCCGGGAGAATCACTCCAATCCCCAGGATGATGCCAGGATACGAGATGATTCAGCGAAACGGCGGTGCCCCACCTGCTGCCGCTCCTGCCAATCACTTTCTGGTGCAGGCGGGAATCGATCGACTCCAGGCTGACTCTGCTCGTTATGGGGTTCATCAATTTCCCGCAGACTATTACGACACAATTTCCCGCCATTTGTTTGAAGTTGCCCTGCAACATACGCGCCGGAATTATGGCGAAGCGTTTAGCCTCTTGGATGATGTCTCCGATGGAGATCATGGGTTCGCGTATCAACGAGAATATGTGCGATTGGTGGGCACGGATAGCGCGAACGGGTGGGACAAAGTGCGGCATTTCACCTATACCGCTTATTTACAGTACACTAGCGGGGGATTTCTGTTACCAGAAGGGTTTACCTACGGTAAGGAAATCTGGGATGCGGTTGAAAACCTGTTTGGGGGTGATCCAGAGGGCTATAGCATTCCAGATATTCGAGCTGATAATCGGGGGGAAGCATTTGCCGAAGAAATGCGGACTCGTGAACTGCGCGAGCGCCGCCCTAGAGGTCCAGCGGTTCCTGCTCCTGTGTTTCCAGCAACAGGTTTTGGTGCGGGCGGTGGGTTCAGAGGCATCATGGATCGCGATCGCCGCCGATTTATGCAGAGCCTACAAGGAGGACGGTAAGCCCCTAAACTGCTGAGCCATTGCGGGGAAGAAGCGATTTCAGCGACAGGCATATTCGCCTCGCTAACCGCTGCAAGAATACCTGACGTTTATGCAATCGCGCATGCCGCAGCCGTAGCCTTAGAATCAAGTACTTGAATTCATCCTGGCTCTGTTAATCGTCTTGTCGAATCGTCTCTCGGATCATCAACTGTATATTCTCTCGTTCTTGAATAGGAGTATTCCCATGTTCTTCTTCCATTTCGTTGCTTCAGTTCTGCAAATCCTGTTGTTTACGCTGCTTGCCGGGTTTGTGCTGGGTTTTTTTGGGCAGGAGTTTAAGCTGGCAAAGGCAGCCCAGATTGAAGGGAATTCAGAAGCAGCCGGGACAAATAAAAATCAGTAGCCTGAACCACAAACTGCAATCCCAGACGCTCCGAGAAAGTACAGTTTCACAAGTTTAAGCTGCGCCAGTTAAATTGCCTGGTAGAGTTGAGCATAAAGCAGTTTTGTTCTTTTCCAGGCTCGATCGTATGATTTCCTCCACGCCTCAGTTCGATCGCCAGAGCAAGCGCCAGAATCAGCAGAATACCGATGCTGCGTCTGTCCGTCCGTTTTCGCTGCGGCATAGGGCAATTCATTCTGAACCGATCGCCGATGAGCTGCCATTCATTCAGCCAAAGCTGATGATCGGTACGCCGGGCGATCGCTATGAGCAGGAAGCCGATCGCGTTGCGGCTGAGGTTGTTTCCCAAATTACAGCCCCCCAGTCCCGCCCTTATGCTCCGGCTATCTCCGCCAAACCAGAAAAAGAGGAAACCGTTCAGCCTTTTTCCACTGCCGCAGTCGCTCTGGCAGAATCAGCGAATGACGTTCCAACCTTAGCTTCTGCCCTTCAGCAGGCACAGCCCAGCGGTTCTCCCCTGCCGCCCTCGGTTCGGACACCGCTAGAGCAGGCATTTGCTGCCGACTTCAGCCACGTGAAAGTGCATACTGATGCCCAATCGCACCAGTTAAACCAGTCCCTCAGTGCCCGTGCCTTCACCTATCGCCAGAATATCTTCTTTCGTCAGGGTGCATACAGTCCCACCCATCCGGCAGGGCAACAGCTGCTCGCCCATGAGCTAACCCATGTGGTGCAGCAGACGGGCAGAGGACGAGCGCCCCAGCCTCAAACTGCCGCACCTGCGATCGCCCCCGCCCCTGAAGCGCTGATTCAACGCGCTTTAATTGACACAGCAAAGGTCTACCACGAGCCGGGAGACTATGCAAACCAGTTGGGGGATACAAACAGTCCTGCCAGGAAGATGATTGCCGAAATCAATAAGAATGATGTCCTGTGGACTGAAGCCCGCCAGAAAGCCTTATTGCTTGGCAATAATAGTCAAGTTCTACACACTGCGGCATTGGGAACGTTCGCCAAAGCACTGGAAAATCTCTACAGCATCACTCAGCAGATTCAGGAAAAGACAGACTATCAGCGGTTCCTCAAATACACGATCGATAAGCTGATTGGGCAGAAAAAGATCACTACAGAGTTATGTAAAAGTATTGTCAGCAGCTTTGGCATCGAAGTAGACAAGCTGAACGACCCGCACCAATATACCGATGAGCGACTCTCGCTGCTGCTCAAACAGGAGCATCCTGACACATCACCAATGAAGACGTTGACCGGGGTGCTGGGTCAGCCCGCTCCGGGGAAAGCCAGTGCTTTGAACTCCGTCAATAAAAGGCTGCAAGATTTTGCCGAGAAATCCAGCACTGAAAAGCTGGACTTTTTGGAATCGTCTGAGTCCAAGGCTTCCAAGGTCTCTGGAGCATTGAAGTTTATCAACAGCTACGGTGTCTCTGCAATCACTGCCAACACGCAGGTTCCTATCCTGCATGCCAACAAAAAAGACAACCTGAATGCATTCAAAAGCCGACCTCGCCCCGAATTACTGCCTAACCAAACTGGCTATGTGATCAACGCTGCTGCCGTTGCAAAACGCGGCGACCCCAATTTATTTGCCAAGCAATACCGCGATGATGCGCTGGATAGCGTTCCTAAAACAGAGATTGCCGATCGCATGGGGCTAGTACTGGGAATTAATTTGTTTGAGACGATCGCAACAGACAAAAACAAGAAAAGCGTCAACCAGGCAGTAGAGAAGGTTGAGCTGCTGAATGAGCTGCCGATGGCGGTCATGGGATTCACCTGGAGACCGACCTGGGTACAGAAAGACAGCAAGGGCAAGCTCACGAATTCGTCTGTAGGATCGGATGCCCTGAATTTGGCGTACAACAATCTCACCCCTATGGAAAAGGTGATCGTCACCCGATATGAACGCCGCTCGGTGCTGGGTGGACAAAGCTACATTCCCTACGGCACGATCCGCGATCAGATTACAGTTAGCCAGTTCACCCAGGATCTGGTCGATCTGTTGAGCAAACACAATCAGCGCGTCTATATTCACAATGCCGACGATGACGCGCCGGATATCAAAACGCCCTTGACCGCTGAAAAAAACACCCCTGGCGTGTTCAGCCGCTATGACCAGATCCTCCTGGCACTGGAACACCATCCGCTGCTGCTGGTGGGAGGCTATGAGTTCCGGCTGGGACAGGGCAAAGAGCTGCTCAACCCCGAAGATCCGGGTCACTTCCTCACTTATCTTGCGGATATTTTGAACAAAGCTATCCGTAAAGCCCTCGTCAGCGGCTTAGCAGTTTATCCCACTGAACCCAACCTGCTGATCAAAGCCTATCAGCAGAAAAAAGAAGGCGAAACAAAAGATTTCAATCTGTTTGGTAACGAGACGCTGTTTCAGGGAGATTTGAGCAGTCGCAGTTTCAAGCCCGGACAAACGCTCTGGGGTAACCGATCGGCAGAAGGGCGGGCATTGCGGAAAAACCTCCTGGCAGCACACAATGTTTCAGGAACCAATGCTCCGAAGCAGGTTCTCTACCGTCCCGAAGCCGCCGTTGCCACCGATCCGACTCGCTTCAACCTGTCTAACTCAGCTCGCCTTCCTGAACAGCACAGCGGTAACCGCGAGGAAGAACCCCCCGCCACCTTTGAGGCAATGCGGGAAGGACGTGCCCGAAAAGACACTCCAGAAAACACGCGCAAAGACTTCATTGCCCAGGTTCTTATTGATGTAGTCTTGCAAAATCAGTCGATGGCCGATCGCCGCACCTTTGCTCGCGAAGTGGGAGATGCGCTGAAGCTCCAGCAGCTTCCTGAAACGGCAGCGACGATCCTGGAACAGCAACCTGACTTGAAGCACTTAACCGAGTCAGAGCTAGCTGCCATCATGATTCACAACAACCTGATCCAGCAAACGATTTTTGAGCTGGCAGGTGTGAGCTATAAAGACTACCGCGATCGATTACGCTTTGTCCTGAACAAGGCAGAAGAAAACGACAAGCTCAACCAGATCGCCGTCACCGTAGACCGCACTGGCGCAACGCCGCTCGTTACCTACAGCAAACCCAACCCCGACGGCGAAGGTTTTGTTCCGGCAGTCCTGCCCAATACGCAAAAGCTCAAACCGCAACTGGCTGATCAGGTTGATAAGATGGTTCAAGTCGTGGTTACCGAGCTAAAAGGACTGAAAATTAACGATAAAGACTTCTGGGAGGTCTTGAAACAGACGATGGATCAGATCTATCTGCGCGTCGAGGCACCGAAGGAGCTACCGAAAAAAGAGCTGCCGTCTGCCGAAACGTTATCACAGCCCAAAGAAGCGGCAATCGCTCAAAACTCTGTCCTTACTGCCTTTTATCCCGTATGGAATCATCTGAAGGCGATTATCTGGAAATCCTCCAACTCCTAGAAGCAGGCGATACCGACTTGGCGTTTGTCGCCGAAGAGATGGCACGGGAACGGGGCGATTTACGGGGGGTGCTGCTGAGCATGCTCTATGACACACCATCAGCAGAGACATGGGAACGCCTGATTGCCGCTGTGGACGAATGGGAAGAGGATGAGATTCCAGCCGCTTTGACCCAGGTGCAGGCTGCGCTGGATCGCTGGTCTGACATTCTGAGAACCGCACCCGCCCACTGGTGGAATCAGGCGCAAACCACACCGCCGATCGCCTGGTCGATTGTTCGGGCACTGATCGTCAACACTTTGGAGCATGACTATGAACCCTGTGAAAATGCATCCAGTCTGGCAGCGCTGACCATCATTGATGTCGAAAACACACTCGTGTCGCTAGAAGATCTCCAGGCAGCGACCTCTCTGACGCACCTGCGCTATCTCTTTGCGATCGACGATTCCTTTGTGCGGCAGGAGCAATTAGACAAAATTGGGGTACTGCATCGCCTCCGATCGCTGACGTTAACCATTTCCCAAAGCCCAGACCTGACTTGGCTAAAGGGCTTGTCAGAACTGCGATCGCTCTCACTCACCTTTGCAATTCGTCAGGCACACCGCCTTAATCTGTCTGTACTGTCGCAGCTCACACATCTGGAGCATCTGACGCTAGCCAACGAATTCGAGCCGCTGCCGTCGCTGGAGTCGATCGCCGCCCTGCCACTCAAAAGCCTGACGCTCAAACGGTTGCCGATTGCAATCCAACCCCTGGTTACCCTGTCTCAGCTTCAGCAGATAGATTTGTCTGACGTACCGCAGTGGCTCACGGGCGATCGCTTTCCGGCAACACTGACGACAGTACAGCTTCATGATGTGCAGGGCATGACCTCGCTAGACAGCTTCTCAGATGCAGCAGGCTTGCAGACACTCCAGGTGTTTCGATCGCCCGACCTGAATGATATCAGTGCCCTCAGCCGCTTTCCAACACTGCAAATGCTCGTGCTAGAAGACACCGCCCTCAGCACGATCGCCAATCTGGATCAGGCAGCATCGCTGGCAGATCTGCGGCTGCACGCGAATCAATACCTCACGGGTATCCAGGGTCACCTCCCGCAGCTATCGCTCCAGCAGCTCGTGATCGCGCAATCTCCTTTGCTCACCGATATATCGGGGGTGGGGTCGCTGCGGCGTTTAAACAGGCTGCTGCTAAGTCGGCTGGATCAGCTCAGCGATCTGGCTCCACTCAGCCACCTCATCGAGTTGGAAGAGTTAGTCTTGGAACAGTGTCCTGAAGTGCAATCGATCGCGGCAATTGCTTCTCTCACAGCCCTCCAGCGGCTCTATATTTCGCAGTGCCCGGGGTTAAGCGATGCCGAGATTTTTAGCACGCTCGCCGCACTCAACGCTGCCGTCTACCTGGATGGACAGTGGATCACATAGCGTCGTCCAACCTGACTCGGTACCTTACCTGCTTTAGAACTTGTCCAGGACTACTATTGGCTTTATTTCTTTTTCAGGGGAGCAGCCACACCGATCGCCTTCTGCTCACCCTCTGCGATCGGCTTGGAAGATTCGGCAGGCGGCAGTTCGGTCAGGTTCAGATCCCAGCCCAATAATTCTTTTGCCTGTTTTTCTAACCAGATCGAAGCAAGCTTGAAGGGGAACAGCAAAATTTCGATCGCCTTCAGGGCAATGGTATCGGGATCGGAGTTCTTTTCCAGCCACATGCGGAAGCCAGAACCGCTCTGAAAGCCGACGCTCCAAACCCAGACGACGATCGCGGTGCCAAACAGGAGCAGCAGCAGCAGCAGCCGGGAAAGCTGTTTGAGCAACTGCCAGGTTTTATGCACTGCTTTCTGGTAAATGGCACCTGTGTCCTGATCAGAGAGCGTTTGCCAGAGTTCAGTCGCCTGATATTGAATAGAGTTCATGTAAGACCTCCCCAGGATAGAGTCAGTGAAATGAAAGCAACATAACGAAAGAGACGGAGCGTAAAGCCTAACTGCAAACAGAGCGTGAATTATTCAAGAGTTCGGCTTGTCATTACAAATCGTCGTTACAAATAATGAGCGTGAAGATGGTTTATGAGAGCAGAAACTTTATAGTCTTTGCCGTTTTAGTGAACGAACATTAAATATCAGGACGAAATAGTTACAAAACTGGCAATCGATCGTTGAAAAGGATATTTTTCAACTTAAGGAAACAAAGCTTGGATAGCAGCTATTGTAATTTATCTGCCAAATTGAGGCAATATGCGCTAATTTTAGGCAGTTGGACAGTACAAAATTTGTACTACTTGTGAGGAGGATTGAAGCAAATCGATCGCGCTGCATATGCTCGACAGGTTCTCTGGCTGCAAAAGGTTTCATAAGGGATCGAAGCCTTTTTAGCTGTGAAATTTAAGGATGATTGTTTTGATGCATTCTACTGGATATATCAGAGCATAAAACCTCTGCCTTCTTGGCGTCACTGGTTGTCATTCATTCACGCCAGCGGTTAAAAAAATATGATTAGTTTTCCTGGCTCTCCTCGACTGTTGAAGGGGGCGATCGTTGCGCTCAATCCCCTGACCAAAGCGCCTGTTGGAGTTATTCCATTTCAATACAATCCAGAAACCCTGACGCGATCGCTGCAAATTCAAACGCTGGAAGGTGAGCAAAACAATCGCGTTGAAGCCTTGCGGCTAAAGGGCGCACCCGTTGAAACCTTTCAGATTGAAATCCAGCTTGATGCCACCGATCGCCTGGAGAAAGCCGACCCTAGTGCCATTGGAGTGGGACTGCACCCGCAGCTTGCTGCTCTGGAACTGCTGGTTTATCCAAATACGGTGGAAGTGGGCATCAACATGATCAGTGCGGCGCTGGGCGTGCTGGAAATTATCCCGTCGGAAGCACCGATGACGCTGCTGGTCTGGGGTGCTAAGCGGGTACTGCCCGTGCGATTAACCAGCTTTAGCACGGCTGAGGAAGCCTATGACATTAACCTTAACCCGATTCGTGCCAAAGTAACGCTGGGGCTGCGCGTCCTGACCTATGATGATCTGCCGTGGAGCAGCTTTGGCTCAAAGCTTTTCTTTGTGCATCAGGTGCAGAAGGAAATTCTGGCAAGGGCGGGCACAGCAACCTCAGGCGTCAATCTGTTTCTCTAAGTCTTCCCCAAGTTTTTCCGAAGTCTTCCCTGTTCTTTCGCCGTTGCTCCTCTTTGATTGATTGCCTGTGTTCTGATTAAGTTCTGATTACATTCTAATGACGTTCTAATTACGTTCTGATTATTTGGATTCTGGCTTACTCTTTTGTTGAACTTCTAAGTTCTGTTTATTATCCTCATGTTTAATGAAACGAGCCGCTATCATTCCCTAGAGACTGAACAAATCCCTACTGCGGATGGACGATCGATCGCCTATGTCCGTCGTCGATTTTTGCCGCCGCCCGCGCAACTTGCCACGCTGATGGAACGAACGGCAACCTCCGCCGATCGCCTCGATCTGATCACTGCTGAAACGCTGGGCGATCCTGAGCAGTTTTGGCGTATTTGCGATGCCAACAGCACAATGAATCCGGCGGAATTGCTGGCTGACCCGATTCAAACGATTCGTATTCCAGCGCCGCAGTTTTAAACCGTGAGGAGAATGCGATGTTGGGGGTTCAGCTACTTCTGCTTATGGGTAAAACCTTACCAACCCCTGCGTCAAATCATTTGATCCAGGCGTTAGAAAGTATTGAAGTGTCCCAGAGCGATGAAGGGCGATCGGGGTTTCAAATTGTGTTTCGGGCAGGGCGGGCGGGGGTTCAGGACTGGATCGACGATCGCCTGCTGAAAACCAGTTCGCTCAATCCGTTCAGTCGGGTGATTGTGGCAATGGTGTTTGGCGTGATTCCCAAAGTCGTGATTGACGGCATTATCACGCACCGCCAGTTTGCTCCCAGCGCCCAGTTGGGCAGCTCGACGCTGACAATTACGGGAGAGGATGTCAGCATCATGATGGATATGGAAGAACGGATTCGCGAACATCCGGCGCAGAACGAAGTGGTGATTGCTAATAAAATCATCGCCAGCTATGCCCAGTATCAGATCATCCCGACTGTAATTCCGCCGCTGAGCTTTTCTGTCCCCAATCCGGTCGAGCGAATTCCGGTACAGCACGGCACCGACCTGGCGTTTCTGAACGAGCTGGCGCAGCGGGCTGCCTATCGCTTTTTTGTGATTCCGGGTCCACTGCCCGGTGCCAATATCGGTTACTGGGGTCCTCCAGTGCGAATTGGGCTACCGCAGCCTGCCCTTACGTTCAATATGGGCGCAGCCACCAATGTCGATTCAATCCATTTTCAGGAAAACGGGCTGTCTGCCACTACCTATCAAGGGAAAGTTCAGGACAGTTTGACCGATCGCAGTCTGCCTGTGCGAACGATTGCCCCAACCCGCATTCCGTTATCGCGCAATCCAGCCCTGCTGACCAACCCTCGCCGTACCCGACAGTTTGTGGCGGACACCGGACTGAATGTGGCAGAAGCCCTGGGTCGGACAACGGCTGAAACCGATCGATCGGTAGACGATGTGCTGACGGTGACAGGAGAACTGGACGGGGTGCGCTATGGCTCTGTGCTGCGGGCGAGAGAGCTGGTGGGACTGCGCGGAGTCGGCGATACCTATGGCGGGCTGTATTACGTCAAAAGCGTTTCCCATCGCATTCGTCCGGGTGAGTACAAGCAAAGCTTTACGCTGACACGGGATGGAACAAAAACGACTACGCCGATCGTGCCGCCGTGATGATGATTTTGTTTATATTTTCGGCAATGCTTTTGTGAATTAATCAGTGAATTAACCAGCGGGCTAATCAGTGAACTAATCAACGAACTCGATCAAATCAGCAAATTCTATCAGCGGATACTCTCGATGCGTAGATTTCTTGGCAAATATCGGGGCAAAGTAACCAACAATGTTGATCCGCTCCAGCGCGGGCGGTTACAGGTTTCTGTACCGTCAATTCTAGGAGAAGGACGGCTCAGTTGGGCGATGCCCTCGGTGCCTTATGCCGGAAGGCAGGTCGGCTGGTTTGCGCTGCCGCCCATCAATGCCAATCTCTGGGTTGAATTTGAGGCAGGCGATCCCGACTATCCGATCTGGACTGGCTGCTTCTGGGGGCAGGGCGAAATGCCTGTGACGCCAGCGATCCCTGGAACCAAAGTGTTTAGAACCGAAAGCACGACGGTGACAGTCAGCGATCTACCCGGTGTGGGTGGGGTGACGATCGAGGTAAAGCCGCCTGCCGTTACGGTACCGCTGAAAATGACGTTTCAGCAGCAGGCCGTTGAAATTACCTGCGGGACGGCTGTGATTACGATCGCGATCGACGGCATTGATTTAAAAATTCCGCCTGCGGAAGCCAAGCTAAGTCCAACGGGAATTGAACTGTCGATGCTGCCGGGCGCTGTCAAGCTCACACCAGGGTCAATTGATCTCTCCCACGGGGCTGCTTCAGTCAAGCTGAGTGCGGCAACGGTGAATGTTAATAATGGAGCGCTGGAGGTGCTTTAATGCCAGGCTTTCTGTTAAACGCGACGAGTACTTTACTCTGTGCCCATGCCGGGCAAGCCAAACCCACTGCTCCTAACCCGCGAGTGCGAATTATGGGTGCGCCAGTTGTTGTACAGCCGTTTCCCCATGTGGTTGCTGGCTGTGCCAATCCGCCGCCGCCTGCAAATGTCGGACCCTGCATTACCGCGCAGTGGATTGTGGGCGCAGTGCGTGTCAAAGTGATGGGAATGCCGGTTTTGTTGCAGGACAGCCAGGCAATCTGTGTGCCGACCGGGACGCCACTGACAGTTATACTTACCCAAACGCGCGTTAAGGGGATGTAATGATGCAGTCTCCGCTAACGCCCAGATCCACCACGCAATTCGGCTACCCGCTGCGGATCGATGGACGGGGGCGCGTTGCCTCCGCCAATTATGACCTGCATATCCGCCAAATGATCGAACAGGTGCTGTTTACTAATGCCGGAGAACGGGTGAACCGTCCCGGCTTTGGCAGTGGCGTACAGCAGCTAATTTTTGCGCCCAACAGTTTTGAGCTGGCGGCAACCACGCAATTTCTGGTGCGAGGGGCGCTGGAAGAATGGCTGGGCGATTTGATCACGGTGGAGGAGATTGCGATCGAGCCAATTGAGTCGCAGCTGGAAGTGAAGATTCAGTACATCGTGCGGAGAACGCAGGAGCGACAGGTCGCGACGTTTGTACGGCAGATTTAAGGAATGGAGAATTAAGAGATTTGAACATACGGCGATCAGGAACGGCAGATTTAAGGAGTGCAGCCGATGGCGACGCAGTATCAATGCAAAAACGAACGGCGACGGGCAGAAGTGCGCGATTTGCGCTCCGTAAATGGGCGATCGCCGCTCAACGGCATTGATTATCTGGAAGTGGCATCGGATCAAACAACGCTTGTGGTTCACTTTTTGCATCCGCTGGCGGCAAAGTCGCTGAGCCTGGAAAACGTCGTGATCACGACGTTTTCCAGGCTCAGCGACTTTGCCGCCAGCGGATGCAAAAAGTGAACCACAAGCGTTGTTTGATCCGATGCCACTTCCAGATAATCAATGCCGTTGAGCGGCGATCGCCGCTCAACGGCATTGATTATCTGGAAGTGGCATCGGATCAAACAACGCTTGTGGTTCACTTTTTGCATCCGCTGGCGGCAACCACGCAATTTCTGGTGCGAGGGGCGCTGGAAGAATGGCTGGGCGATTTGATCACGGTGGAGGAGATTGCGATCGAGCCAATTGAGTCGCAGCTGGAAGTGAAGATTCAGTACATCGTGCGGAGAACGCAGGAGCGACAGGTCGCGACGTTTGTACGGCGGGCAGGCGATCGCTGCCACCGAGTCCTACCTGGGAACTGCGCGTCAGCGGGTTTCGATTCGCCGTCATGCCCGACTGCTGGATTATTTGATGAACGACGGCTGCA from Leptolyngbya ohadii IS1 encodes the following:
- a CDS encoding eCIS core domain-containing protein gives rise to the protein MISSTPQFDRQSKRQNQQNTDAASVRPFSLRHRAIHSEPIADELPFIQPKLMIGTPGDRYEQEADRVAAEVVSQITAPQSRPYAPAISAKPEKEETVQPFSTAAVALAESANDVPTLASALQQAQPSGSPLPPSVRTPLEQAFAADFSHVKVHTDAQSHQLNQSLSARAFTYRQNIFFRQGAYSPTHPAGQQLLAHELTHVVQQTGRGRAPQPQTAAPAIAPAPEALIQRALIDTAKVYHEPGDYANQLGDTNSPARKMIAEINKNDVLWTEARQKALLLGNNSQVLHTAALGTFAKALENLYSITQQIQEKTDYQRFLKYTIDKLIGQKKITTELCKSIVSSFGIEVDKLNDPHQYTDERLSLLLKQEHPDTSPMKTLTGVLGQPAPGKASALNSVNKRLQDFAEKSSTEKLDFLESSESKASKVSGALKFINSYGVSAITANTQVPILHANKKDNLNAFKSRPRPELLPNQTGYVINAAAVAKRGDPNLFAKQYRDDALDSVPKTEIADRMGLVLGINLFETIATDKNKKSVNQAVEKVELLNELPMAVMGFTWRPTWVQKDSKGKLTNSSVGSDALNLAYNNLTPMEKVIVTRYERRSVLGGQSYIPYGTIRDQITVSQFTQDLVDLLSKHNQRVYIHNADDDAPDIKTPLTAEKNTPGVFSRYDQILLALEHHPLLLVGGYEFRLGQGKELLNPEDPGHFLTYLADILNKAIRKALVSGLAVYPTEPNLLIKAYQQKKEGETKDFNLFGNETLFQGDLSSRSFKPGQTLWGNRSAEGRALRKNLLAAHNVSGTNAPKQVLYRPEAAVATDPTRFNLSNSARLPEQHSGNREEEPPATFEAMREGRARKDTPENTRKDFIAQVLIDVVLQNQSMADRRTFAREVGDALKLQQLPETAATILEQQPDLKHLTESELAAIMIHNNLIQQTIFELAGVSYKDYRDRLRFVLNKAEENDKLNQIAVTVDRTGATPLVTYSKPNPDGEGFVPAVLPNTQKLKPQLADQVDKMVQVVVTELKGLKINDKDFWEVLKQTMDQIYLRVEAPKELPKKELPSAETLSQPKEAAIAQNSVLTAFYPVWNHLKAIIWKSSNS
- a CDS encoding eCIS core domain-containing protein, whose amino-acid sequence is MSNRTASEAKQRLFKTSLFSRGTILQRSCKICGQHKPTGDEGYEGAKQSPLQRRAVNSEAIEEVPLMGEVGVQSPAILVQPKLSMSSISDSSEQEADRIADRVVTQVSHRTNSSAGQAEAEIPAIAGLSERAIASQQDVHHQGLSAHLEQSIQQQRTGGSSIAPAVRQPLEQAFGADFSHIRVHTDAAANQLNHQIEARAFTVGQDIFFRQGEYRPGSSSGQRLIAHELTHVLQQSEYSTPVQPMVQRQGWIERARRWGRRAEQWGERAVERTERLVDRAQEAGEQIVEEVEEAWNSGTGAISLIRFDGSRVELVGTPGYSARAVSGLMPIHPDAGGVDYTRPEHQNVPLKGPIPEGDYYVNPSEVESNPPMSFNTTAWGRYRTRLHGSIVTDIERRLTTERTGGFYLHQDANHNGTAGCIGIWNAGDNQRIHDLIRSNSSRIPVQVRYPSSSPTPSTSTPTPTTAPPPARSAPRRRRTRESVSRSPMPLTNAGRITPIPRMMPGYEMIQRNGGAPPAAAPANHFLVQAGIDRLQADSARYGVHQFPADYYDTISRHLFEVALQHTRRNYGEAFSLLDDVSDGDHGFAYQREYVRLVGTDSANGWDKVRHFTYTAYLQYTSGGFLLPEGFTYGKEIWDAVENLFGGDPEGYSIPDIRADNRGEAFAEEMRTRELRERRPRGPAVPAPVFPATGFGAGGGFRGIMDRDRRRFMQSLQGGR
- a CDS encoding CIS tube protein — encoded protein: MISFPGSPRLLKGAIVALNPLTKAPVGVIPFQYNPETLTRSLQIQTLEGEQNNRVEALRLKGAPVETFQIEIQLDATDRLEKADPSAIGVGLHPQLAALELLVYPNTVEVGINMISAALGVLEIIPSEAPMTLLVWGAKRVLPVRLTSFSTAEEAYDINLNPIRAKVTLGLRVLTYDDLPWSSFGSKLFFVHQVQKEILARAGTATSGVNLFL